The Miscanthus floridulus cultivar M001 chromosome 17, ASM1932011v1, whole genome shotgun sequence genome has a window encoding:
- the LOC136515468 gene encoding uncharacterized protein, protein MEPSLKHILDAFNARFDEFNRRLDDRNRAFADHTGSVDSCFATLESSISTQATGLERHLAGIESWLTDPVSASVEQRLASLEASFADGHRPTPLEPSNDVTVKLEFDPRVAALAKEEVGTAPTPRAPRGGDWTAAFCPRLPVAAASPLPLPPPPPRADKPMVPVAAAQTRATASASNQTMAAVKAYRRALGLCFKCNAKWSKDHVCAPKVLHAVDALWESISFEDSLANSIEEFPHPEQCCLALSKSALSGVPTSHSICFAGLLQSIPVQILVDSGSSSSFVNQALVPCLTGVVSVLVSTSVLVAGGSQLTTSTVLLQVPWSVGGCSFQSDFKPPTSLPPSRACDHEIPFIPGATPVHVRPYRYPPKLKGEEFKTAFQTHLGQYEFRVMAFGLTGAPGTFQGAMNATLAPRLRKFVIVFFDDILVFSPSLESHVKHLQQVFDWLRRDQWRLKKSKCGFARQSISYLGHMISAAGLSTDPAKVQAVVDWLVPSNIRELRGFLGLAGYYRKFVKHFGILAKPLIELLKKDKLFVWTPAHAEAFELLKAALCSALVLALLDFNKPFHIETDASGLGIGAMLQPQKVFARLMGLQYKILYKKGTKNGAVDALSQRRHLEQLMAISSITHQWLEAVVLSYQEDLEANKLLSQLSLNPESVPSYSLVQGVIRYKGRIWLGSSKPLQQQVLTAFHASPMGGHSGAPVTYSRLKRPFFWHGMKADVWNMVQLCPICL, encoded by the exons ATGGAGCCATCCTTGAAGCACATCCTCGACGCGTTCAACGCCCGCTTCGACGAATTCAACCGCCGTCTTGATGACCGCAATCGCGCCTTCGCCGACCACACCGGCTCCGTCGACTCCTGCTTTGCTACTCTGGAGTCTTCCATTTCCACCCAAGCTACTGGGCTCGAGCGGCATTTGGCGGGCATCGAGTCCTGGCTTACGGATCCGGTGTCTGCGTCCGTCGAacagcgcctcgcctccctcgaagCCTCCTTCGCCGACGGCCACCGCCCCACCCCTCTGGAGCCCAGCAATGACGTCACCGTCAAGCTAGAGTTCGATCCGCGAGTGGCCGCGCTCGCGAAG GAAGAGGTGGGCACAGCTCCTACTCCACGCGCCCCGCGTGGAGGTGATTGGACAGCTGCTTTTTGTCCCCGCCTTCCAGTAGCCGCAGCATCTCCACTGCCGCTGCCCCCGCCTCCACCGCGGGCTGACAAGCCGATGGTTCCAGTTGCTGCTGCTCAGACTAGGGCGACTGCTTCGGCCTCCAATCAAACCATGGCAGCAGTCAAGGCGTATCGGCGGGCTCTGGGTCTGTGTTTCAAGTGCAACGCCAAGTGGAGTAAGGATCATGTTTGTGCCCCTAAGGTCCTACATGCAGTCGATGCCCTCTGGGAGTCCATTTCTTTCGAAGATTCGTTGGCTAATTCTATTGAGGAGTTTCCACATCCAGAACAGTGTTGCTTAGCCCTCTCCAAATCTGCATTGTCTGGGGTGCCAACTTCCCACTCCATCTGCTTCGCCGGCTTGTTGCAGTCCATTCCAGTGCAGATTTTGGTCGATTCAGGCAGTTCATCATCTTTTGTGAATCAAGCCTTGGTTCCTTGCTTGACTGGTGTGGTTTCAGTTCTAGTGTCTACTTCTGTATTGGTTGCTGGTGGATCTCAGCTTACCACCTCTACAGTCCTGCTTCAAGTTCCTTGGTCAGTTGGGGGTTGTTCCTTTCAGTCTGACTTCAAG CCACCTACTTCCTTGCCACCGTCCAGGGCTTGTGATCATGAGATACCCTTTATACCTGGAGCAACTCCAGTCCATGTCCGCCCTTATCGGTACCCACCCAAGCTCAAGG GCGAGGAGTTCAAAACAGCATTCCAAACACACCTCGGCCAGTATGAGTTCAGGGTGATGGCGTTTGGGCTCACCGGCGCACCAGGTACCTTCCAAGGTGCCATGAATGCCACCCTTGCTCCTAGATTGCGCAAGTTCGTTATTGTCTTCTTTGATGATATACTAGTGTTCAGCCCTTCCTTGGAGTCTCATGTCAAGCATCTGCAACAAGTCTTTGATTGGCTTCGCCGTGATCAGTGGAGGTTAAAGAAATCCAAATGCGGTTTTGCCAGACAATCCATATCATACCTCGGTCACATGATTAGTGCTGCTGGCCTATCAACTGATCCAGCAAAGGTGCAGGCTGTGGTAGACTGGCTAGTACCATCCAACATCAGAGAGCTCCGTGGCTTCCTCGGGTTGGCCGGTTACTATCGCAAATTTGTCAAGCATTTCGGTATTCTTGCTAAACCCTTAATTGAGTTACTCAAGAAGGATAAACTCTTTGTGTGGACTCCAGCTCATGCTGAAGCTTTTGAACTGCTCAAAGCGGCTCTATGTTCAGCACTAGTCTTGGCTCTTCTCGATTTTAATAAGCCTTTCCACATCGAGACTGATGCTTCAGGTTTAGGAATTGGTGCTATGCTACAGCCA CAAAAAGTGTTTGCTCGTCTCATGGGTCTCCAGTACAAGATCCTCTACAAGAAAGGCACTAAGAATGGAGCTGTTGATGCCTTGTCTCAGCGTCGCCATCTCGAGCAACTTATGGCTATATCTTCTATTACTCATCAGTGGTTAGAGGCAGTGGTGCTCAGCTATCAAGAGGATTTGGAGGCTAACAAGCTGTTGTCTCAATTGTCTCTCAACCCGGAGTCTGTGCCTTCCTACTCTCTGGTTCAAGGCGTAATTCGCTACAAGGGACGTATTTGGCTGGGATCCAGTAAACCTCTTCAACAGCAAGTCTTGACAGCCTTTCATGCTAGCCCAATGGGGGGACATTCTGGAGCACCAGTTACTTACTCCCGACTGAAGCGTCCTTTCTTCTGGCATGGCATGAAAGCTGATGTCTGGAACATGGTGCAGTTGTGTCCCATTTGCTTGTAG